The Dreissena polymorpha isolate Duluth1 chromosome 2, UMN_Dpol_1.0, whole genome shotgun sequence nucleotide sequence AGTTGGTTATGACTAGTGCCAAAATAAGTTAATGACACAAAAACGTTAATTCGACTTCATTACCTTTTTCGGATTTTAGTGGAAATTAACAAAAACTAGAGCTGGGCCACTAACGTGACTAATAAGACCGTACCGCTTTGTCAGTTATGTTCACTGGCACTGGGGTGAAACATTGCCTTGCACGTCGGAACGTCAAACTGATCAAACACGTGAATTTTCAATGTAATCGCTTTAGACATGTATAAcgtaattaatattttaactaaGACTATTTTTAGTTATACTACTGCTATAAAATGGCTAAGTTGTGTTTTGAAATCTGCACTTCCTTTATTTAccgtttatttaatttattattcgttTATTTACCGAAAAAAGAACGATAAAtcaaaacaatgttaattttGCAATGTTTGAACTGATTTCTAATTGGTATCGTCATTCACGCTTCTGTTATATACGCTCACATAGTCTAGCACGCACAACTCTTTATATGTACCGTACAGGTGTCGGTCAGTCGCTGGCGGGATGTTACATCCGGTGGCACGGTCGAGGTCGGTCTTCTTAAGTACCGGTATGAATCCGACAAAGACTGCGACAATTTCTTTGGTGGCTACAAGTGCGACCCTTACTTCAAAGTGTGCCTGCAGTGGCGAAACCACAGGTTCAGATTTACGGGGAAAATAGGTTTAAGCGGATTATTATTGCTTTAACTATGTCATTCTTATATGCATCGAAATGCCATCATTCACATTTGGAGCTTATTGGGATTAAATGGGCAttcaatacaaaaattaaattgaCATAGAATGTAAAAGACAGCCCTAAAGGTTTTAAATAACCTGATGGCCTTCCGTTATTTACAACTATATCACATACGAAAGTCACGTACGTACAGCGTCTTCTCTTCGTATTTTTGTAGTCTTTCTATTTGGCCGTATCTATAACCTCCACGATGATATCTTTTATTGctgtgttatttatatatatacgcAGTTTATATATTCTTTATAAAACCCATGCAAATATAGGAACATTATAACCTATACCATTCTGAAACAAGATTTAATGACAGACATGTCTATTTTCCTAGCCTTTGTCTTGATATATAGAAAATAAAGTACTTActtaataatattttctatacATTCAGCTGCTCATTAAACCAAGTTAAGACATCGTCAGTGGACAACGAGAACGAGCTGGTTGATATTCTAAACAGCACAAACATCAGCCCCAACCCTATTCCGTTCCATATTCCTCGAATTCAGGTACGTATACTCTGGttctaattgtatttattttgctgTTCAACTTTGCTGGCTCATTCAAGGTATGAGAACTCTAATGACTTGCATTCGTGTAATATCGCCTTATTTCCTACATTTCCGTTACCTCGAACGGTCTGCGTTTATGTGCGTAAAACTACGATAATTTGGCAAAAATCaacacaaatattttcattttttatcaagGATACATCAGAGAAAATTTCAGTAATTAAACTTTGTATTTTCCTTCTGTTaatatattttgagaaattatttttaaaacaacttGCGACTAGTGATTGGTATTTTGTCTGGTTTTCTTAGGGGAGAAAACAACTCTTGTGtgcttatattttatattttctttttttcaattgttaCACATCATTTGCTATCAGGAATGCATACATAagtcatttatgtataaatatagaTAAACAATACGTCTTGCTTGATTAATGTTTAGTGTAATACTAGATTTGAAATCAAATGGTTATGAAAACCAGGAACTGTGCGAAGAAAGAGCAGAACCTAAATGTAATGTATTAAAGTTCTAAGTCCTTGGGAAtcaataaaagcaaaacaaatagcAGCAAAACACTTAATGGTTCCCATTGTGCTCTTCAGTACCCAATCAGCGTGCGTGTAGAGGTGTGGAACAAGAACCTATTAAATGACCACTTCATCGACAACGTGGATTTCACCTTTCCTAAATATAGCGACACGCGCCGTCACACTGAGCATATCCGGGGCGTCAACCAGCAGGCCAGGTGGCGGGACATAATTTATAATGGCAacatttggcatatttttttgtttgtactgTTGATACTCTCACCAATCCCCATAGATGGGATTACTCCGTGCCCCCCTTTGGCATCACATAAATTGACCTAACTTGAAATGATCAGAATTGTAAACTAGTACTCTGAATTTTACATGGATTTATATGCTTACATTTGATATTGGAATGATCATAGGGATCCGGCACACACAAAAATATGATGTTTTTGTGCCGGGTCCCTATGGGTACGATTTCAAGATTTCACTTAACTAATATTAACGACTTCATAGTTATGGCACTATGTTCGTCAGCATTTGATAATTCTGCTCATATTTCATGTTGTCATTTTTTCAGTGTTGATATATACATAGATATCTCGTGCGACTATAATTTCTATGGCATCGATTGTGGTACTCACTGTGTTGCACCTCCACACGGCTCATGCAACTCCGACGGAAATGTTATATGCAACACCGGTCAGTACAGTATAAACCAACAAAAACTATATATGTAGGAACGCAGGAAATCACCATTTAATACAAGATTTATAAATTCATAGACTAAAGCATGaaccaaaattataatttatgttgtaaaacataagtgttgttttatttttaatgtttattttttgtttacatgttttacaTATTTACCGAAAAATGAAATGCAAATCATAACCACTATGTCTGCTTGGTATAATCTCGTTATTGTGGTTATTAACCTTTTCATTTTGAGGTTTGTCtcaaaaaactattttttaatcaaacaatGGTTTAGAATATTGATTCAACACTTTGAGAAAATAtcttactatagccaaatataaTATGTTTCTATGCATACTGGCATACTTATGTTGCCATGAACTTCTCACATGAATTAAAGTTTGTGAATACTGGATTAAATGCAATTTCAAAATTCAAATGCTGTTCTCAATATTTCATAGATTATCCTCATGTTGACCTGTCCAGCTTTTATCGGTTAGAAGTACAACTTTTAATATTTAAAGGAAAACCATGAGACTtgtgaaaatgaacacacaagcTGTTGTTTATAAATAGTTTTACTTGGGGATTAGTGTCGTTTTCACATAATCAAATGCTTTCTAATTGCAGGGAATGAAAGATCATTTAACctcaataattaaattttgctagtTATTTAAATCAGAtgtcattgtttatttttttgttgttttctaatTTTACTCTTATCATGGTTTTCAAGTTTCTAATACAATTATAGGCCATTAAACAGAACGTTTTACAACAAACCGCATCCGAAAATTCAATGATCGTCTTAATAAATACCATTTATAACATTTGACTAGCCTTTACAATTTAACAACGCATATTCGATCAACATCGTTATTTTTTGCTTTCAGGTTACACAGGTCAACTATGCAATGAAATTGTACCCTCAAGTACACAAAGCCATACTATTTTTTCTGTCCAaacaacaaatacacacacaacaTCAAGGCCAACAACTATGATACCCACGACAATATGGTCAACAACAACGAAACCAACAACAGTAAGGTCAACAACAATAACACACACAACAGTAAGGTCAACAACAACGAAACTCACAACAGTAAGGTCAACAACAATGACACCCACACCAGTAAGGTCAACAACAACGAGACCCACAACAGTAAGGTCAACAACAACGAGACCCACAACAGTAAGGTCAACAACAACGAGACCCACCACAGTAAGGTCATTAACAACGAAACCCACAACAGTAAGGTCAACAACAACGAGACCCACAACAGTAAGGTCAACAACAACGAGACTCACAACAATAAGGTCAACAACAATGAGACCCACAACAGTAAGGTCAACAACAATGACACCCACAACAGTAAGGTCAACAACGAAACCCACACCAGTATGGTCAACAACAACGAGACCCACCACAGTAAGGTCAACAACAACGAGACTCACAACAATAAGGTCAACAACAATGAGACCCACAACAGTAAGGTCAACAACAATGAGACCCACAACAGTAAGGTCAACAACAACGAAACCCACAACAGTAAGGTCAACAACAATGACACCCACAACAGTAAGGTCAACAACAACGAGACCCACAACAGTAAGGTCAACAACAATGACACCCATAACAGTTAGGTCAACAACAATGACACCCACAACAGTAAGGTCAACAACAACGAAACCTACAACAGTAAGGTCAACAACAACGAAACCCACAACATTAAGTACAACAACAATGCAACACACCACATTGAAACCAACAACTATGAGACCCACAACAGTAAGGTCAACAACAATCAAACCCACAACAAAACGATCAACAACATTGAAACCCTCCACAGTGCGGTCAACATCAATGAAACCCACGACAATAAAGCCAACAACTATGAAATCCACAACAGTACGATCAACAACACTGAAACCCACGACAGTAAGACAAACAACAATGAAACTCACAACAGAAAGGCCAACAACAATGAAATTAACAACATATAGTTCAACAAAAATGCAACACACAACATTGAAACCAACAACAATAAAACCCACAACAGTACGGTCTACAACAATGAAACCCACAACAAAACGTCAAACAACATTGAAACCCTCAACAATACGGTCAACATCAATGAAACCCACAACATTTAGTACAAAAACAATGCACCCCACATCAAAAAAGCCAACAACAATTAAACCTACAACATTTACTACAACAACAATGCAACACACAACATTGAGACCAACATCAATGAAACGCTCAACATTTATACAAACATCAATGAAAAGCACAACATTAAAGCAACCACAAATTCAAAACACAACAGTGACCCCAACAACAATGAGAAACTCAACTGAAACACCCATGATATACTCAACTGGAACACGAATctcaacacaaaacataaccataACACCAACAACAATTAAACATCCAACAGTGTCACCTACAACTGTGCATACAGCAGCAATAAAATATTCCACCGTAAAGACGACAGcaataaatcaaacaaatttAACTTCAAAGAAA carries:
- the LOC127865794 gene encoding mucin-5AC-like isoform X40; protein product: MDLRRECFLLFVLVSVSRWRDVTSGGTVEVGLLKYRYESDKDCDNFFGGYKCDPYFKVCLQWRNHSCSLNQVKTSSVDNENELVDILNSTNISPNPIPFHIPRIQYPISVRVEVWNKNLLNDHFIDNVDFTFPKYSDTRRHTEHIRGVNQQASVDIYIDISCDYNFYGIDCGTHCVAPPHGSCNSDGNVICNTGYTGQLCNEIVPSSTQSHTIFSVQTTNTHTTSRPTTMIPTTIWSTTTKPTTVRSTTITHTTVRSTTTKLTTVRSTTMTPTPVRSTTTRPTTVRSTTTRPTTVRSTTTRPTTVRSTTMRPTTVRSTTTRPTTVRSTTMTPITVRSTTMTPTTVRSTTTKPTTVRSTTTKPTTLSTTTMQHTTLKPTTMRPTTVRSTTIKPTTKRSTTLKPSTVRSTSMKPTTIKPTTMKSTTVRSTTLKPTTVRQTTMKLTTERPTTMKLTTYSSTKMQHTTLKPTTIKPTTVRSTTMKPTTKRQTTLKPSTIRSTSMKPTTFSTKTMHPTSKKPTTIKPTTFTTTTMQHTTLRPTSMKRSTFIQTSMKSTTLKQPQIQNTTVTPTTMRNSTETPMIYSTGTRISTQNITITPTTIKHPTVSPTTVHTAAIKYSTVKTTAINQTNLTSKKHSTPLPTTITHTKTNIQTSTMKNTTVTTTTEATTMNHTTIAPTSMKLTTVATTPLENTTVASMTTINQTTKSTNTSIYPSTRQTSTIHTTTSKPKTTVKAKTFKNPSTTTSTLNHSTLNQTTAESKVNITTPKQTVSHSMTSLSVNHTMAKPEYQTTENPIAGNTTANPRTEKTSQTRISNSTVANPKANHTTVNRIANNTTANPIANHTTTITIANHTAAKTATNHTTASSTRITSTANPAATQTVGPPHTRVHTSRLSTYITKQHGRSKDAQQTDDSPKPNNYVGVALGVTAGVLLIVLMVGVAVFLNRRKRPLEIDPWNDLETVASEDHEPITGSLQLKLDDMYQPNNRGFNNPAYGSTMGESQS
- the LOC127865794 gene encoding mucin-5AC-like isoform X46 — protein: MDLRRECFLLFVLVSVSRWRDVTSGGTVEVGLLKYRYESDKDCDNFFGGYKCDPYFKVCLQWRNHSCSLNQVKTSSVDNENELVDILNSTNISPNPIPFHIPRIQYPISVRVEVWNKNLLNDHFIDNVDFTFPKYSDTRRHTEHIRGVNQQASVDIYIDISCDYNFYGIDCGTHCVAPPHGSCNSDGNVICNTGYTGQLCNEIVPSSTQSHTIFSVQTTNTHTTSRPTTMIPTTIWSTTTKPTTVRSTTITHTTVRSTTTKLTTVRSTTMTPTPVRSTTTRPTTVRSTTTRPTTVRSTTTRPTTVRSLTTKPTTVRSTTTRPTTVRSTTMRPTTVRSTTTRPTTVRSTTMTPITVRSTTMTPTTVRSTTIKPTTKRSTTLKPSTVRSTSMKPTTIKPTTMKSTTVRSTTLKPTTVRQTTMKLTTERPTTMKLTTYSSTKMQHTTLKPTTIKPTTVRSTTMKPTTKRQTTLKPSTIRSTSMKPTTFSTKTMHPTSKKPTTIKPTTFTTTTMQHTTLRPTSMKRSTFIQTSMKSTTLKQPQIQNTTVTPTTMRNSTETPMIYSTGTRISTQNITITPTTIKHPTVSPTTVHTAAIKYSTVKTTAINQTNLTSKKHSTPLPTTITHTKTNIQTSTMKNTTVTTTTEATTMNHTTIAPTSMKLTTVATTPLENTTVASMTTINQTTKSTNTSIYPSTRQTSTIHTTTSKPKTTVKAKTFKNPSTTTSTLNHSTLNQTTAESKVNITTPKQTVSHSMTSLSVNHTMAKPEYQTTENPIAGNTTANPRTEKTSQTRISNSTVANPKANHTTVNRIANNTTANPIANHTTTITIANHTAAKTATNHTTASSTRITSTANPAATQTVGPPHTRVHTSRLSTYITKQHGRSKDAQQTDDSPKPNNYVGVALGVTAGVLLIVLMVGVAVFLNRRKRPLEIDPWNDLETVASEDHEPITGSLQLKLDDMYQPNNRGFNNPAYGSTMGESQS
- the LOC127865794 gene encoding mucin-5AC-like isoform X42 → MDLRRECFLLFVLVSVSRWRDVTSGGTVEVGLLKYRYESDKDCDNFFGGYKCDPYFKVCLQWRNHSCSLNQVKTSSVDNENELVDILNSTNISPNPIPFHIPRIQYPISVRVEVWNKNLLNDHFIDNVDFTFPKYSDTRRHTEHIRGVNQQASVDIYIDISCDYNFYGIDCGTHCVAPPHGSCNSDGNVICNTGYTGQLCNEIVPSSTQSHTIFSVQTTNTHTTSRPTTMIPTTIWSTTTKPTTVRSTTITHTTVRSTTTKLTTVRSTTMTPTPVRSTTTRPTTVRSTTTRPTTVRSTTTRPTTVRSLTTKPTTVRSTTTRPTTVRSTTMRPTTVRSTTMTPTTVRSTTTKPTTVRSTTTKPTTLSTTTMQHTTLKPTTMRPTTVRSTTIKPTTKRSTTLKPSTVRSTSMKPTTIKPTTMKSTTVRSTTLKPTTVRQTTMKLTTERPTTMKLTTYSSTKMQHTTLKPTTIKPTTVRSTTMKPTTKRQTTLKPSTIRSTSMKPTTFSTKTMHPTSKKPTTIKPTTFTTTTMQHTTLRPTSMKRSTFIQTSMKSTTLKQPQIQNTTVTPTTMRNSTETPMIYSTGTRISTQNITITPTTIKHPTVSPTTVHTAAIKYSTVKTTAINQTNLTSKKHSTPLPTTITHTKTNIQTSTMKNTTVTTTTEATTMNHTTIAPTSMKLTTVATTPLENTTVASMTTINQTTKSTNTSIYPSTRQTSTIHTTTSKPKTTVKAKTFKNPSTTTSTLNHSTLNQTTAESKVNITTPKQTVSHSMTSLSVNHTMAKPEYQTTENPIAGNTTANPRTEKTSQTRISNSTVANPKANHTTVNRIANNTTANPIANHTTTITIANHTAAKTATNHTTASSTRITSTANPAATQTVGPPHTRVHTSRLSTYITKQHGRSKDAQQTDDSPKPNNYVGVALGVTAGVLLIVLMVGVAVFLNRRKRPLEIDPWNDLETVASEDHEPITGSLQLKLDDMYQPNNRGFNNPAYGSTMGESQS
- the LOC127865794 gene encoding mucin-5AC-like isoform X50 — translated: MDLRRECFLLFVLVSVSRWRDVTSGGTVEVGLLKYRYESDKDCDNFFGGYKCDPYFKVCLQWRNHSCSLNQVKTSSVDNENELVDILNSTNISPNPIPFHIPRIQYPISVRVEVWNKNLLNDHFIDNVDFTFPKYSDTRRHTEHIRGVNQQASVDIYIDISCDYNFYGIDCGTHCVAPPHGSCNSDGNVICNTGYTGQLCNEIVPSSTQSHTIFSVQTTNTHTTSRPTTMIPTTIWSTTTKPTTVRSTTITHTTVRSTTTKLTTVRSTTMTPTPVRSTTTRPTTVRSTTTRPTTVRSTTTRPTTVRSLTTKPTTVRSTTTRPTTVRSTTMRPTTVRSTTMTPTTVRSTTIKPTTKRSTTLKPSTVRSTSMKPTTIKPTTMKSTTVRSTTLKPTTVRQTTMKLTTERPTTMKLTTYSSTKMQHTTLKPTTIKPTTVRSTTMKPTTKRQTTLKPSTIRSTSMKPTTFSTKTMHPTSKKPTTIKPTTFTTTTMQHTTLRPTSMKRSTFIQTSMKSTTLKQPQIQNTTVTPTTMRNSTETPMIYSTGTRISTQNITITPTTIKHPTVSPTTVHTAAIKYSTVKTTAINQTNLTSKKHSTPLPTTITHTKTNIQTSTMKNTTVTTTTEATTMNHTTIAPTSMKLTTVATTPLENTTVASMTTINQTTKSTNTSIYPSTRQTSTIHTTTSKPKTTVKAKTFKNPSTTTSTLNHSTLNQTTAESKVNITTPKQTVSHSMTSLSVNHTMAKPEYQTTENPIAGNTTANPRTEKTSQTRISNSTVANPKANHTTVNRIANNTTANPIANHTTTITIANHTAAKTATNHTTASSTRITSTANPAATQTVGPPHTRVHTSRLSTYITKQHGRSKDAQQTDDSPKPNNYVGVALGVTAGVLLIVLMVGVAVFLNRRKRPLEIDPWNDLETVASEDHEPITGSLQLKLDDMYQPNNRGFNNPAYGSTMGESQS
- the LOC127865794 gene encoding mucin-5AC-like isoform X7; translated protein: MDLRRECFLLFVLVSVSRWRDVTSGGTVEVGLLKYRYESDKDCDNFFGGYKCDPYFKVCLQWRNHSCSLNQVKTSSVDNENELVDILNSTNISPNPIPFHIPRIQYPISVRVEVWNKNLLNDHFIDNVDFTFPKYSDTRRHTEHIRGVNQQASVDIYIDISCDYNFYGIDCGTHCVAPPHGSCNSDGNVICNTGYTGQLCNEIVPSSTQSHTIFSVQTTNTHTTSRPTTMIPTTIWSTTTKPTTVRSTTITHTTVRSTTTKLTTVRSTTMTPTPVRSTTTRPTTVRSTTTRPTTVRSTTTRPTTVRSLTTKPTTVRSTTTRPTTVRSTTMRPTTVRSTTTKPTTVRSTTMTPTTVRSTTTRPTTVRSTTMTPITVRSTTMTPTTVRSTTTKPTTVRSTTTKPTTLSTTTMQHTTLKPTTMRPTTVRSTTIKPTTKRSTTLKPSTVRSTSMKPTTIKPTTMKSTTVRSTTLKPTTVRQTTMKLTTERPTTMKLTTYSSTKMQHTTLKPTTIKPTTVRSTTMKPTTKRQTTLKPSTIRSTSMKPTTFSTKTMHPTSKKPTTIKPTTFTTTTMQHTTLRPTSMKRSTFIQTSMKSTTLKQPQIQNTTVTPTTMRNSTETPMIYSTGTRISTQNITITPTTIKHPTVSPTTVHTAAIKYSTVKTTAINQTNLTSKKHSTPLPTTITHTKTNIQTSTMKNTTVTTTTEATTMNHTTIAPTSMKLTTVATTPLENTTVASMTTINQTTKSTNTSIYPSTRQTSTIHTTTSKPKTTVKAKTFKNPSTTTSTLNHSTLNQTTAESKVNITTPKQTVSHSMTSLSVNHTMAKPEYQTTENPIAGNTTANPRTEKTSQTRISNSTVANPKANHTTVNRIANNTTANPIANHTTTITIANHTAAKTATNHTTASSTRITSTANPAATQTVGPPHTRVHTSRLSTYITKQHGRSKDAQQTDDSPKPNNYVGVALGVTAGVLLIVLMVGVAVFLNRRKRPLEIDPWNDLETVASEDHEPITGSLQLKLDDMYQPNNRGFNNPAYGSTMGESQS
- the LOC127865794 gene encoding mucin-5AC-like isoform X10, whose protein sequence is MDLRRECFLLFVLVSVSRWRDVTSGGTVEVGLLKYRYESDKDCDNFFGGYKCDPYFKVCLQWRNHSCSLNQVKTSSVDNENELVDILNSTNISPNPIPFHIPRIQYPISVRVEVWNKNLLNDHFIDNVDFTFPKYSDTRRHTEHIRGVNQQASVDIYIDISCDYNFYGIDCGTHCVAPPHGSCNSDGNVICNTGYTGQLCNEIVPSSTQSHTIFSVQTTNTHTTSRPTTMIPTTIWSTTTKPTTVRSTTITHTTVRSTTTKLTTVRSTTMTPTPVRSTTTRPTTVRSTTTRPTTVRSTTTRPTTVRSTTMRPTTVRSTTMRPTTVRSTTTKPTTVRSTTMTPTTVRSTTTRPTTVRSTTMTPITVRSTTMTPTTVRSTTTKPTTVRSTTTKPTTLSTTTMQHTTLKPTTMRPTTVRSTTIKPTTKRSTTLKPSTVRSTSMKPTTIKPTTMKSTTVRSTTLKPTTVRQTTMKLTTERPTTMKLTTYSSTKMQHTTLKPTTIKPTTVRSTTMKPTTKRQTTLKPSTIRSTSMKPTTFSTKTMHPTSKKPTTIKPTTFTTTTMQHTTLRPTSMKRSTFIQTSMKSTTLKQPQIQNTTVTPTTMRNSTETPMIYSTGTRISTQNITITPTTIKHPTVSPTTVHTAAIKYSTVKTTAINQTNLTSKKHSTPLPTTITHTKTNIQTSTMKNTTVTTTTEATTMNHTTIAPTSMKLTTVATTPLENTTVASMTTINQTTKSTNTSIYPSTRQTSTIHTTTSKPKTTVKAKTFKNPSTTTSTLNHSTLNQTTAESKVNITTPKQTVSHSMTSLSVNHTMAKPEYQTTENPIAGNTTANPRTEKTSQTRISNSTVANPKANHTTVNRIANNTTANPIANHTTTITIANHTAAKTATNHTTASSTRITSTANPAATQTVGPPHTRVHTSRLSTYITKQHGRSKDAQQTDDSPKPNNYVGVALGVTAGVLLIVLMVGVAVFLNRRKRPLEIDPWNDLETVASEDHEPITGSLQLKLDDMYQPNNRGFNNPAYGSTMGESQS
- the LOC127865794 gene encoding mucin-5AC-like isoform X12, which produces MDLRRECFLLFVLVSVSRWRDVTSGGTVEVGLLKYRYESDKDCDNFFGGYKCDPYFKVCLQWRNHSCSLNQVKTSSVDNENELVDILNSTNISPNPIPFHIPRIQYPISVRVEVWNKNLLNDHFIDNVDFTFPKYSDTRRHTEHIRGVNQQASVDIYIDISCDYNFYGIDCGTHCVAPPHGSCNSDGNVICNTGYTGQLCNEIVPSSTQSHTIFSVQTTNTHTTSRPTTMIPTTIWSTTTKPTTVRSTTITHTTVRSTTTKLTTVRSTTMTPTPVRSTTTRPTTVRSLTTKPTTVRSTTTRPTTVRSTTMRPTTVRSTTMRPTTVRSTTTKPTTVRSTTMTPTTVRSTTTRPTTVRSTTMTPITVRSTTMTPTTVRSTTTKPTTVRSTTTKPTTLSTTTMQHTTLKPTTMRPTTVRSTTIKPTTKRSTTLKPSTVRSTSMKPTTIKPTTMKSTTVRSTTLKPTTVRQTTMKLTTERPTTMKLTTYSSTKMQHTTLKPTTIKPTTVRSTTMKPTTKRQTTLKPSTIRSTSMKPTTFSTKTMHPTSKKPTTIKPTTFTTTTMQHTTLRPTSMKRSTFIQTSMKSTTLKQPQIQNTTVTPTTMRNSTETPMIYSTGTRISTQNITITPTTIKHPTVSPTTVHTAAIKYSTVKTTAINQTNLTSKKHSTPLPTTITHTKTNIQTSTMKNTTVTTTTEATTMNHTTIAPTSMKLTTVATTPLENTTVASMTTINQTTKSTNTSIYPSTRQTSTIHTTTSKPKTTVKAKTFKNPSTTTSTLNHSTLNQTTAESKVNITTPKQTVSHSMTSLSVNHTMAKPEYQTTENPIAGNTTANPRTEKTSQTRISNSTVANPKANHTTVNRIANNTTANPIANHTTTITIANHTAAKTATNHTTASSTRITSTANPAATQTVGPPHTRVHTSRLSTYITKQHGRSKDAQQTDDSPKPNNYVGVALGVTAGVLLIVLMVGVAVFLNRRKRPLEIDPWNDLETVASEDHEPITGSLQLKLDDMYQPNNRGFNNPAYGSTMGESQS
- the LOC127865794 gene encoding mucin-5AC-like isoform X4; translated protein: MDLRRECFLLFVLVSVSRWRDVTSGGTVEVGLLKYRYESDKDCDNFFGGYKCDPYFKVCLQWRNHSCSLNQVKTSSVDNENELVDILNSTNISPNPIPFHIPRIQYPISVRVEVWNKNLLNDHFIDNVDFTFPKYSDTRRHTEHIRGVNQQASVDIYIDISCDYNFYGIDCGTHCVAPPHGSCNSDGNVICNTGYTGQLCNEIVPSSTQSHTIFSVQTTNTHTTSRPTTMIPTTIWSTTTKPTTVRSTTITHTTVRSTTTKLTTVRSTTMTPTPVRSTTTRPTTVRSTTTRPTTVRSTTTRPTTVRSLTTKPTTVRSTTTRPTTVRSTTMRPTTVRSTTMRPTTVRSTTTKPTTVRSTTMTPTTVRSTTTRPTTVRSTTMTPITVRSTTMTPTTVRSTTTKPTTVRSTTTKPTTLSTTTMQHTTLKPTTMRPTTVRSTTIKPTTKRSTTLKPSTVRSTSMKPTTIKPTTMKSTTVRSTTLKPTTVRQTTMKLTTERPTTMKLTTYSSTKMQHTTLKPTTIKPTTVRSTTMKPTTKRQTTLKPSTIRSTSMKPTTFSTKTMHPTSKKPTTIKPTTFTTTTMQHTTLRPTSMKRSTFIQTSMKSTTLKQPQIQNTTVTPTTMRNSTETPMIYSTGTRISTQNITITPTTIKHPTVSPTTVHTAAIKYSTVKTTAINQTNLTSKKHSTPLPTTITHTKTNIQTSTMKNTTVTTTTEATTMNHTTIAPTSMKLTTVATTPLENTTVASMTTINQTTKSTNTSIYPSTRQTSTIHTTTSKPKTTVKAKTFKNPSTTTSTLNHSTLNQTTAESKVNITTPKQTVSHSMTSLSVNHTMAKPEYQTTENPIAGNTTANPRTEKTSQTRISNSTVANPKANHTTVNRIANNTTANPIANHTTTITIANHTAAKTATNHTTASSTRITSTANPAATQTVGPPHTRVHTSRLSTYITKQHGRSKDAQQTDDSPKPNNYVGVALGVTAGVLLIVLMVGVAVFLNRRKRPLEIDPWNDLETVASEDHEPITGSLQLKLDDMYQPNNRGFNNPAYGSTMGESQS
- the LOC127865794 gene encoding mucin-5AC-like isoform X6, with the translated sequence MDLRRECFLLFVLVSVSRWRDVTSGGTVEVGLLKYRYESDKDCDNFFGGYKCDPYFKVCLQWRNHSCSLNQVKTSSVDNENELVDILNSTNISPNPIPFHIPRIQYPISVRVEVWNKNLLNDHFIDNVDFTFPKYSDTRRHTEHIRGVNQQASVDIYIDISCDYNFYGIDCGTHCVAPPHGSCNSDGNVICNTGYTGQLCNEIVPSSTQSHTIFSVQTTNTHTTSRPTTMIPTTIWSTTTKPTTVRSTTITHTTVRSTTTKLTTVRSTTMTPTPVRSTTTRPTTVRSTTTRPTTVRSTTTRPTTVRSTTTRPTTVRSTTMRPTTVRSTTMRPTTVRSTTTKPTTVRSTTMTPTTVRSTTTRPTTVRSTTMTPITVRSTTMTPTTVRSTTTKPTTVRSTTTKPTTLSTTTMQHTTLKPTTMRPTTVRSTTIKPTTKRSTTLKPSTVRSTSMKPTTIKPTTMKSTTVRSTTLKPTTVRQTTMKLTTERPTTMKLTTYSSTKMQHTTLKPTTIKPTTVRSTTMKPTTKRQTTLKPSTIRSTSMKPTTFSTKTMHPTSKKPTTIKPTTFTTTTMQHTTLRPTSMKRSTFIQTSMKSTTLKQPQIQNTTVTPTTMRNSTETPMIYSTGTRISTQNITITPTTIKHPTVSPTTVHTAAIKYSTVKTTAINQTNLTSKKHSTPLPTTITHTKTNIQTSTMKNTTVTTTTEATTMNHTTIAPTSMKLTTVATTPLENTTVASMTTINQTTKSTNTSIYPSTRQTSTIHTTTSKPKTTVKAKTFKNPSTTTSTLNHSTLNQTTAESKVNITTPKQTVSHSMTSLSVNHTMAKPEYQTTENPIAGNTTANPRTEKTSQTRISNSTVANPKANHTTVNRIANNTTANPIANHTTTITIANHTAAKTATNHTTASSTRITSTANPAATQTVGPPHTRVHTSRLSTYITKQHGRSKDAQQTDDSPKPNNYVGVALGVTAGVLLIVLMVGVAVFLNRRKRPLEIDPWNDLETVASEDHEPITGSLQLKLDDMYQPNNRGFNNPAYGSTMGESQS